From a region of the Aeoliella mucimassa genome:
- a CDS encoding Uma2 family endonuclease gives MSTVSYTPSADLSFHVPVTGMSLAQFRNWAESEAYPKQGKVVYYRGELFFDMSPERIDSHSALKQTLNLVIGGLVQQRDLGRYYPDGAGIQNEAAAVANEPDAFFAKWATIKSGKLAAPPEKQGKHTALVGAPDWVCEIVSDSSEEKDLEILRRAYHAAGIPEYWILDARNEEIRFLLLTWTENEYAMVESVDNWYRSSVFDIDFQLTRQIDQVGWWQYELKYR, from the coding sequence ATGTCGACTGTCAGTTACACACCTTCCGCCGATCTCTCATTTCACGTTCCCGTGACGGGGATGTCGCTTGCGCAATTTCGAAATTGGGCCGAGTCGGAAGCCTATCCCAAGCAAGGAAAGGTGGTGTACTACCGGGGGGAATTGTTTTTTGACATGAGTCCAGAACGCATCGATTCGCACTCCGCGCTTAAACAGACATTAAACTTGGTCATCGGGGGATTGGTGCAGCAGCGTGACCTGGGACGCTATTATCCCGACGGTGCAGGCATTCAGAACGAAGCAGCGGCTGTGGCCAATGAGCCCGACGCCTTTTTCGCCAAGTGGGCTACTATCAAGTCGGGCAAGCTCGCCGCTCCTCCCGAGAAGCAAGGCAAGCACACCGCACTGGTGGGGGCGCCTGACTGGGTTTGCGAAATCGTTAGCGACTCGTCGGAAGAGAAGGATCTGGAAATCCTACGCAGGGCTTATCACGCAGCGGGCATTCCTGAGTACTGGATACTCGACGCTCGCAATGAAGAAATTCGCTTCCTGTTGCTCACCTGGACCGAGAACGAGTACGCAATGGTCGAGTCAGTCGACAACTGGTACCGCTCGTCGGTGTTCGATATCGACTTCCAACTCACCCGGCAGATCGATCAAGTCGGCTGGTGGCAGTACGAACTCAAGTATCGCTGA
- a CDS encoding Gfo/Idh/MocA family protein: protein MIKAAVIGTGFIGPTHVESIRRLGFVEVVALCERSQDLAEAKAAELSIPKAYGDFREMLADPDIQVVHNCTPNHLHFEMNKAIIEAGKHVVSEKPLAMDTEQSRELVRLAEESGVVNAINFNYRFMPLVRQAQQMVAKGDIGKVHSVHGSYLQDWLLKETDWNWRLVPEMSGSSRAVADIGSHWCDIVQFVAGVKIKSVMADFHTIYPERKKPSVEVESFAGKQLKPEDYESVPINTEDYASSLLEFENGAHGVMTVSQCSAGKKNGLTFELDGTEASLAWDQERPNEMWIGRRDGPNETLIRDASLMYPEAQDYVHYPGGHNEGWPGGSKNLFRNVYGHIAGKRPGGDYATFVDGHNALAICEAMVKSSKERKWVDVEY, encoded by the coding sequence ATGATCAAAGCAGCCGTTATTGGTACTGGATTTATCGGTCCCACGCATGTCGAGTCGATTCGTCGGCTTGGGTTTGTCGAAGTCGTGGCCCTTTGCGAGCGGAGCCAGGATCTGGCCGAGGCCAAGGCCGCGGAACTCTCGATTCCCAAGGCCTACGGCGATTTTCGTGAGATGCTGGCCGACCCCGATATCCAGGTCGTGCACAACTGCACGCCTAACCATCTGCACTTCGAGATGAACAAGGCCATTATCGAAGCAGGCAAGCACGTAGTCAGCGAAAAACCGCTGGCCATGGATACCGAGCAGTCACGCGAGCTGGTGCGTTTGGCCGAAGAGTCGGGCGTGGTGAATGCGATTAACTTCAATTACCGCTTCATGCCGCTGGTGCGCCAGGCCCAGCAAATGGTTGCCAAAGGCGACATCGGCAAGGTTCACTCCGTGCACGGTAGCTACCTGCAAGACTGGCTGCTGAAAGAGACCGACTGGAACTGGCGATTGGTGCCAGAGATGTCGGGCTCGTCGCGAGCGGTTGCCGACATCGGTAGCCACTGGTGCGACATTGTTCAATTCGTGGCCGGCGTGAAGATCAAGAGCGTGATGGCCGATTTCCACACGATCTATCCCGAGCGTAAGAAGCCAAGCGTCGAAGTCGAAAGCTTCGCTGGCAAGCAGCTGAAGCCTGAGGATTACGAATCGGTACCGATCAACACCGAAGACTACGCCAGTTCGCTGCTCGAGTTCGAAAACGGTGCACACGGCGTCATGACCGTTAGCCAATGTTCGGCCGGTAAGAAGAATGGTCTGACCTTCGAACTCGACGGCACCGAAGCTTCGCTGGCTTGGGATCAGGAACGCCCGAACGAAATGTGGATTGGTCGCCGCGATGGACCCAACGAAACGTTGATCCGCGACGCCAGCCTGATGTACCCCGAAGCCCAGGATTACGTGCATTACCCGGGTGGTCACAACGAAGGTTGGCCGGGCGGTTCGAAGAACCTGTTCCGCAACGTCTACGGACACATCGCCGGCAAACGTCCCGGCGGCGACTATGCGACCTTTGTCGATGGGCACAACGCCCTGGCCATTTGCGAAGCGATGGTCAAGAGCAGCAAAGAACGCAAGTGGGTCGACGTCGAATATTAG
- a CDS encoding Gfo/Idh/MocA family protein: protein MPDGTNVGLIGYKFMGKAHSHAFRTVDKFFDPTSKPVMKAICGRDEQAVSEFAERWGWESYETSWQTLVSRDDIDLVDIGTPGSTHAEMAIAAAQAGKHVFCEKPMAMNLAECRAMLEAARAAGVKHMVNHNYRRVPAVSLAKRMIEADEIGEIRHARFTYLQDWLTNPEFPMNWRLRKESAGSGAHGDLGSHMIDLAHFLVGDLDSVVGQKKTYITERPAEGTSSGLTATAGEGTEQVTVDDHSMWLTKFANGALGSFEATRLAAGRRNFNRFEINGSKGSLVWCFEDMNWLEFYSTESPAHEQGFRRILATEECHPYAGNWWPPGHLLGYDHTFVHAVYDLLEDIAHDRPCWPDFRDGAQVVAVLEAVNRSIDSGSWADVERVE, encoded by the coding sequence ATGCCTGATGGGACGAATGTCGGACTGATTGGTTACAAGTTCATGGGCAAGGCCCATTCTCACGCGTTTCGCACGGTCGATAAGTTTTTCGACCCGACTTCGAAACCGGTAATGAAAGCCATTTGCGGTCGCGACGAGCAGGCAGTGAGCGAGTTTGCCGAGCGGTGGGGCTGGGAAAGCTACGAAACTTCCTGGCAAACCTTGGTTTCTCGCGACGACATCGACCTGGTCGATATCGGCACGCCAGGCAGCACGCATGCCGAAATGGCCATCGCCGCGGCTCAGGCTGGCAAGCATGTATTTTGCGAAAAACCGATGGCCATGAACCTGGCTGAGTGTCGGGCGATGCTCGAGGCGGCCCGCGCCGCTGGTGTGAAGCACATGGTGAACCACAATTACCGCCGGGTGCCGGCCGTGTCGCTCGCGAAGCGGATGATCGAAGCCGACGAAATCGGCGAGATTCGCCACGCCCGGTTTACCTATCTGCAGGACTGGCTGACCAATCCTGAGTTCCCCATGAACTGGCGATTGCGCAAGGAATCGGCCGGCAGCGGCGCCCATGGAGATCTTGGTTCGCACATGATCGACCTCGCCCACTTCCTGGTCGGCGACTTGGATAGCGTGGTCGGGCAAAAGAAGACCTACATCACCGAACGCCCCGCCGAAGGCACCAGCAGCGGCTTAACCGCCACCGCCGGCGAAGGGACCGAGCAGGTCACAGTCGACGATCACAGCATGTGGCTTACCAAGTTCGCCAACGGAGCCTTGGGGTCGTTCGAAGCAACCCGACTGGCAGCGGGGCGGCGAAACTTCAATCGCTTCGAAATCAACGGCAGCAAAGGTTCGCTGGTCTGGTGTTTTGAAGACATGAACTGGCTCGAGTTCTACAGCACCGAGAGCCCCGCGCACGAGCAGGGATTCCGTCGTATTCTCGCGACCGAAGAGTGCCATCCCTACGCGGGCAATTGGTGGCCTCCAGGACACCTGCTGGGGTACGACCACACGTTCGTGCACGCCGTGTACGACTTGCTGGAAGACATCGCCCACGACCGCCCCTGCTGGCCCGATTTCCGCGACGGCGCGCAAGTGGTCGCAGTGCTCGAGGCGGTGAATCGCTCGATCGACTCCGGCAGCTGGGCCGACGTGGAACGCGTGGAGTAG
- a CDS encoding methyltransferase domain-containing protein yields the protein MARLKTLEFEPSAIALPQQMVRLLNDADDRIESFQFEHRDKPVAAFVPSDFVLAYQALVAIATSNMAAGRRFVEWGSGVGVVTCLAASLGFDAVGIEIEPELVDLSRELADDHGIDADFAAGSFVPNDEVDLFDMSGDFNWVRTDAPSAYEEIDLEIDDFDLVYCYPWPGEEALSEELFAECGSTGALLLSFHGRDGMKLRRRV from the coding sequence ATGGCCCGATTGAAGACTTTAGAATTTGAACCCTCGGCAATTGCCCTGCCGCAACAGATGGTGCGCTTGCTGAACGACGCGGACGACCGAATTGAGTCGTTCCAGTTTGAACATCGCGACAAGCCGGTCGCTGCGTTTGTGCCGAGCGACTTTGTGCTGGCCTACCAGGCGTTGGTCGCGATTGCGACTTCGAACATGGCGGCCGGCCGTCGGTTTGTGGAGTGGGGCTCCGGCGTCGGCGTCGTGACCTGTCTGGCTGCTTCCTTGGGATTCGACGCGGTCGGCATCGAAATCGAACCCGAGCTGGTCGATCTCTCCCGCGAACTGGCCGACGATCATGGGATCGACGCCGATTTCGCCGCGGGGAGCTTCGTGCCGAACGACGAGGTCGACCTGTTCGACATGTCGGGCGACTTCAACTGGGTGCGAACCGACGCTCCGAGCGCCTACGAGGAAATCGACCTGGAGATCGACGACTTCGATCTGGTGTATTGCTATCCCTGGCCAGGTGAAGAAGCCCTGAGCGAAGAGCTGTTCGCCGAGTGCGGATCGACCGGAGCCTTGCTGCTGAGTTTC